A window from Chiroxiphia lanceolata isolate bChiLan1 chromosome 3, bChiLan1.pri, whole genome shotgun sequence encodes these proteins:
- the TBX18 gene encoding T-box transcription factor TBX18 isoform X2, whose protein sequence is MADKRRSSPGTTMSLKAHAFSVEALIGAEKQQQQQPQPPPRQPKRRKLGGEDEAAEDEGGSGCCAKSSPAAATGRTCGDMDLGCGARAPAGGCEEGFLAASPPASPGGSPKGSRPGSPLPTPQAPRVDLQGAELWKRFHEIGTEMIITKAGRRMFPAMRVKISGLDPHQQYYIAMDIVPVDNKRYRYVYHSSKWMVAGNADSPVPPRVYIHPDSPASGETWMRQVISFDKLKLTNNELDDQGHIILHSMHKYQPRVHVIRKDCGDDLSPVKPIPSGEGVKAFSFPETVFTTVTAYQNQQITRLKIDRNPFAKGFRDSGRNRMGLEALVESYAFWRPSLRTLTFEDIPGIPKQGRP, encoded by the exons ATGGCCGACAAGCGGCGGTCCTCGCCAGGCACCACCATGAGCCTCAAGGCTCACGCCTTCTCCGTGGAGGCTCTCATCGGGGCCgagaagcagcaacagcagcagccgcagccgccgccgcggcAGCCCAAGCGGCGGAAACTGGGCGGCGAAGACGAGGCGGCGGAGGACGAAGGGGGCAGCGGCTGCTGCGCCAAGAGCTCCCCCGCCGCTGCCACTGGCAGGACCTGCGGTGACATGGACCTGGGCTGCGGTGCCCGCGCCCCCGCCG GCGGCTGCGAGGAGGGTTTCCTGGCGGCCTCCCCGCCCGCCTCCCCCGGCGGCTCCCCCAAGGGCTCGAGGCCCGGGTCGCCGCTGCCCACGCCGCAGGCGCCGCGCGTGGACCTGCAGGGCGCCGAGCTCTGGAAGCGCTTCCACGAGATCGGCACCGAGATGATCATCACCAAGGCGGGAAG GCGGATGTTTCCCGCGATGAGAGTGAAGATCTCAGGTTTAGACCCACATCAGCAGTATTATATTGCTATGGATATTGTGCCAGTGGATAACAAAAGATACAG gTATGTTTATCATAGCTCCAAGTGGATGGTCGCTGGTAATGCTGACTCCCCAGTACCGCCTCGCGTTTATATTCATCCTGATTCACCCGCTTCTGGGGAGACATGGATGAGACAAGTGATCAGCTTTGACAAACTGAAGCTTACCAATAACGAGCTGGATGATCAAGGGCAT ATTATCCTTCACTCTATGCATAAATATCAGCCTCGTGTCCACGTCATCCGAAAAGACTGTGGTGATGATCTGTCCCCTGTCAAGCCTATCCCTTCAGGAGAAGGGGTGAAAGCCTTCTCCTTTCCAGAGACAGTTTTCACTACTGTCACAGCATACCAAAATCAACAG ATAACTCGTCTGAAGATTGATAGGAATCCATTCGCCAAAGGGTTTAGAGATTCGGGTCGTAACAG